In Beutenbergia cavernae DSM 12333, the DNA window CCGCGGCGGAAGCCGGTGGAGCGGATGGCGTCGAAGAAGCGCGTCATGGCCCCCACGGTACGGGCGGGCGGGCGAGGAGCGCCTCCGGGACGTCCCGGAGAACGTCCCTGAGATCTCGGCTCAGGTGCGCGCGCGTGCCGCCTCGCCGTGCGCGGGGAGGTCCTCGGCGTCGGCGAGCACGGACAGCGCCGGCGTGACCTCCGCGAGCGCCTCCCGGGTGTACTCGATCACCTGGACCGACTTGAGGAAGCTCATGACGCCGAGACCGGACGCGAAGTGCGCGCACCCACCGGTCGGGAGCACGTGGTTCGAGCCGGCGAGGTAGTCGCCGAGCGACACGGGCGAGTACGGGCCGACGAACACCGCACCGGCGTTGTGGACGCGCTCGGCGCGCTCGGCGGCGTCGATCGTCTGGATCTCGAGGTGCTCGGCCGCGTAGGCGTCGACGACGTCCAGCCCCGACTCCAGGTCGTCGACGAGCACGACGGCCGACTGCGGACCGCCGAGCGCCGCCCGCACCCGTTCGGAGTGCTTCGTCGCCGAGACGCGCGCCTCGAGGGCGTCGTCGACGGCGTCGGCCAGCTCCGGCGAGTCGGTCACCAGCACCGCGGCGGCGTTCGGATCGTGCTCGGCCTGCGAGACGAGGTCGGCGGCCACGTGATCCGGGTCGGCGCCGGCATCCGCGAGGATCGCGATCTCCGTGGGTCCGGCCTCCGCGTCGATGCCGACGACGCCGCGGACGGCGCGCTTCGCGGCGGCCACGTACACGTTGCCGGGGCCGGTGACGACGTCGACCGGCTCGCACAGCACCTCGCCGTCGACGTCCTCCGAGCCCGTCGCCCCGTACGCGAACATCGCGATGGCCTGGGCGCCGCCCACGGCGTAGACCTCGTCCACGCCGAGGAGGGCGCAGGCGGCCAGCACGCCCGGATCGGGCAGGCCGCCGTTCTCCTTCTGCGGCGGGCTCGCGACGGCGAGCGCCTCGACGCCGGCGACCTGCGCCGCCACGACGTTCATCACCACGCTGGAGGGGTACAGGGCGAGCCCGCCAGGCACGTACAGCCCGACGCGGCGGACCGGGACCCACCGCTGACGGACGACGGCACCCGGCGCGATCCGGGTCGTCCGCGCCGGCGGGAGCTGCGCCTCGTGACCCTGCCGCACGCGCGCCGCGCTCGTCGTCAGCGCATCCCGCAGCGCGGGGTCCAGCGAGGCGAGCGCCCGCTCCAGCTCCTGCGCGGGGACCCGCACGTGCTCCGGACGGACGCCGTCGAACCGCTCGGCGTAGTCACGCAGCGCGGCTCCGCCACGTTCGCGCACGTCCGCCAGGATCGGTTCGACGGCGGAGGTCGCAGCCTCGACGTCCAGCTCCGCGCGCGGGACCACCGCTCGCAGCTCACGGGCGGAGAGACGGCGGCCACGCAGGTCGATACGGGCGATCAGGGGCACGACGCCGAGTGTAGTGAGCGCCGGCCCCGCCTCGGTCAGGGTGACCGCGTCCCGGTCGGTCCGCTGAGCCACTCCCGCACCGCGGCCCGCCCCGACAGCCGGACGAACCCCGGCTCCCCGGTGAGTGCGGCGTACTCGCGACCACACGGTCACGTCCGCGCCGCCCGGGCTGCCGGGCTCGAGCATCCCGTCCAGGCGCGAGCGCCAGTTCCCGTCGATCACCCACCCGTCGGGGTGCGCCGCGAGGAACTCCTGCACCTGCTCTCGCGCCTCGGCGACGTCGCGCAGTGTCCAGTCCTCCGCCCAGAACACGGCGTCGAGCTCCAGGCGCGGCACGCCGAGGATCGCCGCACTCTCCCGCGCCAGGTGCGTCTTGCCCGAGCCCGCGGCGCCGACGACCCGGATCCGTCGGGGGCCACGGGGCGCTGGCGTCTCACGTTCAACGGGCACCCGCCGCATCCTGCCATCGGCCGGTCTCCCCTGGTCCGGCGAGGCTCTCGGACCTCGGCGGCGCGGGCGGCGGCCCTCGGCACGGCAGGATGGGACCATGTCGAGCGCCGAACCCGTCGAGATCAGCATCCGGGACGAGAGCATCCGGCTGGGCCAGCTGCTCAAGCTCGCCGGGATCGCCGAGGACGGCGCTCAGGCCCGGGAGCTGCTGGCGGACGACGCCGTGCAGGTCGACGGCGTCGCGGAGAACCGCCGCGGGGCGCAGGTCCACCGCGGGGCGCTCGTCGCCGTCGACCTCCCGAGCGGCCCGGTGGCGATCCGCGTCAGCTGAGGGCGCCCCGGTCGACAGCCGCCGGAGGCGGCACCGTGTGGACGCCGTCGTCGGCGAACCCGAACGTCATGACCGTGCTCAGCGACGCGTCGCGGAGCCGCTCGAGCACGGCGAGCTCGTGCGGCACCACCGGGTCGGGCAGCGCGGCGAGCGGCCACCACGCGAGGTCCGCCGCCTTCTGCGGCTCCACGATCCGCGGCTCGCCCGACCATCGCCGACAGGCGAAGAACATGTCGATGCGCTGGTCGTCGGGCGCGTCCGTGTCCGTCCGGTGCATCGCGGTGAGCGGCTCCAGGTCCGAGGGGGCGACGACGACGCCGAGCTCCTCCGCGGTCTCCCGGACAGCCGCCGCGAGCACGCTCTCGCCGGCCTCCACGTGACCCGCCGCGGCACACGCCCAGTACCCGTCCATGTAGCCCGTGCCCTGACGGAGCTGCAGCAGCACCTCGGTGCCGCCGTCGCCGTCCCGCAGCAGCGCCAGGTACGCCGCCGGGACGAGGCTGAACCGCGTGGGCGCGTCCTGCACTCGTCCCTCGCTCCGGAGTCCTCGCTCGTGGCTCACGAGGCGAGGCACCCCGGGCCGAGCAGCGCCTTGAGATCGCCGTACAGGGCCGGCGAGCGCTCCACCCGCAGCGCGTCCTCGAGCCGCAGCACCGTGGCGCGACCCGGGCTGGTGAGCCGCAGGTGCACCTCCGTGCCGCCGGGGTGCGTGGTGAGGATCTCCCGCAGCCGCTC includes these proteins:
- the hisD gene encoding histidinol dehydrogenase, with the protein product MIARIDLRGRRLSARELRAVVPRAELDVEAATSAVEPILADVRERGGAALRDYAERFDGVRPEHVRVPAQELERALASLDPALRDALTTSAARVRQGHEAQLPPARTTRIAPGAVVRQRWVPVRRVGLYVPGGLALYPSSVVMNVVAAQVAGVEALAVASPPQKENGGLPDPGVLAACALLGVDEVYAVGGAQAIAMFAYGATGSEDVDGEVLCEPVDVVTGPGNVYVAAAKRAVRGVVGIDAEAGPTEIAILADAGADPDHVAADLVSQAEHDPNAAAVLVTDSPELADAVDDALEARVSATKHSERVRAALGGPQSAVVLVDDLESGLDVVDAYAAEHLEIQTIDAAERAERVHNAGAVFVGPYSPVSLGDYLAGSNHVLPTGGCAHFASGLGVMSFLKSVQVIEYTREALAEVTPALSVLADAEDLPAHGEAARART
- a CDS encoding RNA-binding S4 domain-containing protein, with protein sequence MSSAEPVEISIRDESIRLGQLLKLAGIAEDGAQARELLADDAVQVDGVAENRRGAQVHRGALVAVDLPSGPVAIRVS
- a CDS encoding NUDIX hydrolase, whose protein sequence is MQDAPTRFSLVPAAYLALLRDGDGGTEVLLQLRQGTGYMDGYWACAAAGHVEAGESVLAAAVRETAEELGVVVAPSDLEPLTAMHRTDTDAPDDQRIDMFFACRRWSGEPRIVEPQKAADLAWWPLAALPDPVVPHELAVLERLRDASLSTVMTFGFADDGVHTVPPPAAVDRGALS